The Plasmodium malariae genome assembly, contig: PmUG01_00_35, whole genome shotgun sequence genomic interval GTTTCTATAGCTTCTTTCAGAGCGTTTGGTAATAAATTATCCATTGATGTCCATACACTCTCCATAAACGGTAATTTTGGTAATATTGCTAATCCTATTcccaaaaataaaaaaataataaatatagcaACTCCAAATCtgtattttctaaattttattttctttaaagtTATATCACAAATTCTTCTGTTTTTTTCGAGAAAATCATCatgatctttttttttaatccattttttttgaaaatggaaatgttttccatcaaatgtcccattattataatctataaTTTCAGTATAGTATTGtgctttatttaataaacttcTGTTTGattgtttgttttttccttttctgcacttttcattattagatatatctCCTTCATTATTTTCCCCATTATTt includes:
- the PmUG01_00060300 gene encoding fam-m protein, with product MDQKIKMLFFIKISTFILLTWIFHFNSELSTFNKSINKNYKPSKKLDTRSYRILRKYKKENNSNNVFLKKMFVNNGENNEGDISNNEKCRKGKNKQSNRSLLNKAQYYTEIIDYNNGTFDGKHFHFQKKWIKKKDHDDFLEKNRRICDITLKKIKFRKYRFGVAIFIIFLFLGIGLAILPKLPFMESVWTSMDNLLPNALKEAIETAQKYVNNYLYLILYTALFVILSIILIIGIYKMLRNNEKYNKIKLITE